In Alkalihalobacillus sp. TS-13, the following are encoded in one genomic region:
- the acsA gene encoding acetate--CoA ligase: protein MKVEALPVINGDYNLQDYETTYNSFDWSEVEKNFSWSSTGRVNMAYEAIDRHAESAKKNQVALYFSDPKRDEKYTFKEMKDFSNKAGNTLKDLDVEKGDRVFIFMPRSPELYFLFLGALKVGAIVGPLFEAFMEGAVTDRLEDSEAKVLVTTPDLLDRVPVDKLPALKHVILVGENVQEDDTYADYYKRMESASKDLQIEWVDREDGMILHYTSGSTGKPKGVLHVHNAMLQHYQTGKWILDLKEDDVYWCTADPGWVTGTSYGVFAPWLNGASNVIRGGRFSPEDWYSTIEKYGVTVWYSAPTAFRMLMGAGDEVIKQFDLSSLRHILSVGEPLNPEVVRWGSKVFDLRIHDNWWMTETGAQLISNFPAMEIKPGSMGKPIPGVKAAIIDDQGNELPPYRMGNLAIKKGWPSMMRAIWNRPEKYESYFTTGDWYISGDSAYMDEEGYFWFQGRIDDVIMTSGERVGPFEVESKLVEHPAIAEAGVIGKPDPVRGEIIKAFIALRTGYEANDELKEEIRSFVKKGLAAHAAPKEIEFKDKLPKTRSGKIMRRVLKAWELDLPTGDLSTMED, encoded by the coding sequence ATGAAAGTGGAAGCGCTTCCTGTTATCAATGGCGATTATAACCTACAAGATTATGAAACTACCTATAATTCTTTTGACTGGTCAGAGGTTGAGAAGAATTTCTCCTGGTCTTCTACTGGTCGAGTCAATATGGCCTATGAGGCAATTGACCGGCATGCGGAATCCGCAAAGAAAAATCAGGTAGCCCTTTATTTTTCAGATCCAAAACGTGATGAAAAATATACGTTCAAAGAAATGAAGGATTTCTCTAATAAAGCAGGTAATACCCTTAAAGATCTTGATGTAGAAAAAGGGGACCGTGTCTTCATCTTCATGCCGCGTTCACCGGAACTCTATTTCCTATTTCTCGGAGCTTTGAAAGTTGGAGCGATTGTCGGTCCATTGTTTGAAGCATTCATGGAAGGAGCAGTGACCGACCGTCTTGAGGATAGTGAGGCGAAGGTACTTGTAACAACGCCTGACCTCCTTGATCGCGTTCCTGTAGATAAATTACCAGCACTGAAGCATGTGATCCTTGTTGGAGAAAACGTGCAAGAAGATGACACTTATGCCGATTATTATAAGCGTATGGAGAGTGCTAGCAAAGACCTCCAAATCGAATGGGTAGACCGTGAAGACGGAATGATCCTGCACTATACTTCAGGTTCAACTGGGAAACCAAAAGGTGTCCTGCACGTTCATAATGCAATGCTTCAACATTATCAAACAGGAAAATGGATCCTTGACTTGAAAGAGGATGATGTATACTGGTGTACTGCTGACCCAGGTTGGGTTACCGGTACTTCCTATGGTGTCTTTGCTCCTTGGTTGAATGGTGCATCCAACGTCATTCGTGGAGGACGATTCAGCCCGGAAGATTGGTACTCGACGATTGAAAAATACGGCGTAACCGTTTGGTATAGTGCTCCAACTGCTTTCCGTATGTTGATGGGGGCAGGTGATGAGGTTATAAAGCAGTTTGATCTCTCAAGCTTACGGCATATCTTGAGTGTAGGGGAGCCGTTGAATCCTGAAGTTGTGCGTTGGGGCTCGAAAGTCTTTGATCTCCGCATCCATGACAACTGGTGGATGACTGAAACAGGTGCACAGCTGATCAGTAATTTCCCAGCCATGGAAATCAAACCTGGTTCAATGGGTAAACCGATTCCTGGAGTGAAGGCTGCGATCATTGATGATCAAGGAAATGAATTGCCACCATACAGAATGGGGAACCTGGCAATCAAAAAAGGTTGGCCGTCCATGATGAGAGCTATCTGGAACCGTCCTGAAAAATATGAATCGTATTTCACAACAGGTGATTGGTACATTTCTGGGGATTCCGCTTACATGGATGAAGAGGGATATTTCTGGTTCCAAGGTCGTATCGATGATGTCATCATGACGTCCGGTGAACGTGTCGGTCCGTTTGAAGTCGAAAGTAAGCTGGTCGAGCATCCTGCAATTGCTGAAGCAGGTGTTATCGGGAAGCCAGATCCTGTACGCGGAGAAATCATTAAAGCATTCATTGCCTTACGTACTGGTTACGAAGCAAATGATGAGCTTAAAGAAGAGATCCGCAGTTTTGTGAAAAAAGGGTTGGCTGCACATGCAGCACCGAAGGAAATTGAATTTAAGGATAAACTGCCGAAAACTAGAAGTGGTAAGATCATGCGCCGTGTCTTGAAGGCATGGGAACTAGACCTGCCGACAGGCGATTTATCTACAATGGAAGATTAA